GAACAGCGCCGCGAGCTGCCTCCGCTCGGAGAACAAATTCGGATACACGCGCAACTCGCCCGCGAGCGCCTGCTGCGCGCGCAGCTGCCAGAAGCCGAACCGCGAGTCCGCCTCGAGGCACACCGGGCCCGGCGCAAAGCGTCCGCGCCGCCCCGCTGTGCATTCCCAGGACACGAGCACGCGCTTGCCGCCCGCCGGCAGCGCAACGCGGAGGACCCGCTCCTTGCTCGCAAACACCGCCGGCAACGCCAGTCCCAGCCGCACCTCGGCCGGCGCGTCCACGTCGTAGCTGAGCATGAGTGGCAGCTTCGCCGCGCGGTCCTTCGTCAGCCGACCGACCGCCTCGCCCGTCACGACCGGCAAACGTCCCGCCCGCAGCGTCAGCAACAGGTCGACGCCCGTCGCCAACGCCAGCGCCGCCAGTGCGATCACGCACAACGGCCAGAGCTCCGGCAACGGCCCCGCCAGCGCCGCCGCCGGCACGAGCGCCGCGACGCACCACAACAGACGTTGGGACGGAACCGGGATCATGCGCGCCTCACCGCGGCACCGCGACCTGCTCGAGCAGGCGATTCAGCACTTCGTTGACCGACAACCCTTCGATCTCGAATTCCGGCCGCAGCACGATGCGATGCGCGAGCACCGCCGGCGCGAGTTGCCGGATGTCGTCGGGCGTCACGTAGTCGCGCCCCTCGATCGCCGCCTTCGCCCGGCCGCCGAGCAACAGCGACTGCGTCGCGCGCGGCCCCGCACCCACCAGCACACTTTCATCGGTGCGCGTGGCACGCACGAGATCGACGATGTAGGCCATCAGCTCGTCCCGCACCGCGATTGCATCGAGGCTGGCGCGGAGCGTCGCGAGCTGACCGCGCTCGAGCACCGCCTGCACGTCGCCGCGCGCCAGCGCCGCCTCGGGCGCGTCGGCCGTGAGCATGCGCCGTGCGAGCGAGATTTCGTCGTCGCGCGCCGGACACGCCATCTGGATGCGGAACATGAAGCGATCCTTCTGCGCCTCGGGCAGCGGATAAGTGCCCTCCGACTCCGCCGGGTTCTGCGTCGCGAACACGGTGAAGTCCGGATCGAGCGCGTGCGTCTCGCGGTCGATCGTCACGCAGCGTTCCTGCATCGCCTGGAGCAGCGCCGCCTGCGTCTTCGCCGGCGCGCGGTTGATTTCGTCGGCCAGCATGAACGTCGTGAACACCGGCCCGCGCACGAGCGTGAACTGGTTCGTCTGCAGGTTGAAGATGTTCGTGCCGGTGATGTCCGCCGGCATCAGGTCGGGCGTGAACTGCACGCGGCCGCTCTCCGCGCCGAGCACATGGGCGAGCGTGCGCACGAGCAGCGTCTTCGC
This window of the Candidatus Didemnitutus sp. genome carries:
- a CDS encoding MoxR family ATPase, producing the protein MNEKLEPTLAALAAARREVAKVIIGQSAAVELALITILTRQHALLEGVPGVAKTLLVRTLAHVLGAESGRVQFTPDLMPADITGTNIFNLQTNQFTLVRGPVFTTFMLADEINRAPAKTQAALLQAMQERCVTIDRETHALDPDFTVFATQNPAESEGTYPLPEAQKDRFMFRIQMACPARDDEISLARRMLTADAPEAALARGDVQAVLERGQLATLRASLDAIAVRDELMAYIVDLVRATRTDESVLVGAGPRATQSLLLGGRAKAAIEGRDYVTPDDIRQLAPAVLAHRIVLRPEFEIEGLSVNEVLNRLLEQVAVPR